The DNA region ACTTTGTAGCCTTTTTCGATCAAACGCTGAATATAGCCTTCTGCCGAATGGTAAGGCACGCCGCACATCGGAATCCTCTCGGCGCCTCCGCCCTCGCGGCCGGTCAGCGTAATTTCCAGCTCCTTGGCAGCCAAAATCGCATCATCAAAAAACATTTCATAGAAATCGCCCAGACGGAAAAAAAGAAACGCGTCCTGCGCTTGTTCCTTCACTTTCAAATATTGCTCGATCATCGGCGTATATTTAGCCATGACTAACCTCCATGCCGTTTATAGCTGAACTCTATTATAACAGAAATGCATCCTTTGTCTCACGGCATCGAAGGAATATTCCACAGCGGCCGGATATCCCTGCTCTCATCCCACGTCCGGCCGCTTTCGATATACGACAGCGCCTTTTCGATTTCACAGGCAAACCGGGGGTATTCCGGCAGCGCCGACAGATCCCGGTGCCAGCCGGGAACACATTCCCTAAGCGCGGCTTTGTCGCCTTCATAGTACGCGCGGTGGTACCGCTCGGCATTCAGCGGCCTTGCCGGCATAAGGTCGCTGTATTTGGCCGCCAGGTATGCGATCGCAAGCGACAGCTTGGTTACAAAGGGCGAGATCAGGAAGCTCGGAAGCGTCCGGTATTCGAACCCTCCGTACGGCTGGCGGCGGAAATCGCCCAGAAAGCCGTAGCGCGGCCTCCGCACCCGTCCTTGCGGGTCTTCCAGAAGAGCCAGCGGCAGCGCCAGATAATTATCGAGCACTTGCAGAAGCGATAAAGTCAGCGGCACGCCGCTGAAGTGGATATGACCGCCGAGCGGAAAATCCGTATATGGCAATGCCCCCGCCCGCCACGACAGCGTCCGGTCCGTAATGAGGGCATACGCTTCACGCATCGCCCGCTGCAGCTCGCAAAGCAGCTCCTTCGGCTGCGGCTTCGGATCAGGCCGCAGCTCTGCCAGCGGATAAATGACTTCGCCGCGAAACCTGACGGCATCGCTGCCGGCCAATCCGCCGCGCTCCATAAACGCTGATGCGTGAACAACCTCTCCGTTATCCCTCATCAGTATAAACTCAGGATCCATTCCCAGCAGCAGGTTACCTGCACCTGCACCTGCACCTGCACCTGCACCTGCATCTGCACCTGCGCTTGCCCCCGCCTCCGCACCACCCGGGCTCAGGCGGGAGCCTCGTCCTGCAGGATCCGCCTTGGCGCTCATGACCGCCCGGCCGGGAGAGCCCTGGAATCGAAGTTCCTCCACGACATATCTGCGGCCGGGCCGAACCGCAATCATCACTTCCCCTTCCTCGGCTCCCAGTGTGTACAGCGAACGCACCGCCGCCTTCTCCAGCCTTCGGTGCAGACCGTCGGCATATCTTCCGCTGTCATGCTCCGGCTCATGGCGGGTGCTGCCGCCTCCGATCTGATCATGCTTTATCCATTCGGCCGTCAGCTCCCGTACGCGCACCGTGTATCTGGCCGCATAGCCTCCTGCCGGATCGGGTCTTGCGCCAAGCCGGCACGGGATGCCGGATCTCGACAATCTAGCCGCAGCGCGCGCTGCGGCGGAGCCGTCAAGAACGGCGGATCCGCGTTTTTCCCCTGTTCCCCCCATGACCAGTGCCATATCAGACGGCCCCCTCAAAAAATAAAATAAAAA from Paenibacillus ihbetae includes:
- a CDS encoding putative amidoligase domain-containing protein; amino-acid sequence: MALVMGGTGEKRGSAVLDGSAAARAAARLSRSGIPCRLGARPDPAGGYAARYTVRVRELTAEWIKHDQIGGGSTRHEPEHDSGRYADGLHRRLEKAAVRSLYTLGAEEGEVMIAVRPGRRYVVEELRFQGSPGRAVMSAKADPAGRGSRLSPGGAEAGASAGADAGAGAGAGAGAGNLLLGMDPEFILMRDNGEVVHASAFMERGGLAGSDAVRFRGEVIYPLAELRPDPKPQPKELLCELQRAMREAYALITDRTLSWRAGALPYTDFPLGGHIHFSGVPLTLSLLQVLDNYLALPLALLEDPQGRVRRPRYGFLGDFRRQPYGGFEYRTLPSFLISPFVTKLSLAIAYLAAKYSDLMPARPLNAERYHRAYYEGDKAALRECVPGWHRDLSALPEYPRFACEIEKALSYIESGRTWDESRDIRPLWNIPSMP